GTAAGATGGGATCAGCTCTCTGCTTCTTGCTTGGAACTTGTTTCGGTTCAGCAGATACAGATTTTCCATAGTACTTTTGACCTGTGACACGAGAGAGACCCAGCATATCTGATTCACCATCAACAGTACCTTCTCCAGGTCTCGAAGCACTACGCGCATTCAAACCAATATCCTCTCTCCCAGTTCTATGAGGTTCTCCTTGTCCATATTTCATGTCGACATCTTTCTGATATACTCGCTCCTTCTCAGCCTCCTCTAGGCTGAGCAACCTGGCAACCATCATCTCTTTACCACCACATAGCGAGAGGCCATTATGTCTACAACGACGTTCAAGCTCAGCAAGCGGAAGCCCTAACAGCTCCTTCGTTGCTGCTGCCTTTCCTGTGGCCAGGGCACCATCTTCATCAAGCCTAAATCCATTAGTACCATCCTCGGAGCTAGTTTTCTTTTCAATTTCAGGTGCATCACCACATAGAGAGTGGAAAGGGGTGACCCCAGAGTTGCCTGGTCTAAGAAAGGTAGCTTTCAGCCCATTCAGATATGCATCAGAAAACAGAAACCAGTCTGCCCATACTTGTAGAACTTTCAAAACCCTCTCCTGCAGAAAGTAATAAATGAGTGTTATTATGTAGGAACATCAAGGGGGAAAATGAAACCATACTACTCAACAAATACCTTCAGAGCTTCAGCAGTAATCCTTCCTGTAATACTGCGATACAAGTCATTGAAGCTCTCCATGACATCAGGTATAGCAGCCTCAAACTTGGTTCGAAACGCAGAAGCATTCTTCACGGGAGCACTACTGTTATGAAGGATGTCGGACACTAGCATAAGCCTTGCAACCTTGGTGGGAATAGATGTCTCCTTAAGTGTCAAAGATTCTGCAAGAACCTCGACAATCTATACAAGGGGAAACTCGGTGAGTTTTTATTCAATGCGAACTATAAAATAAAATTgaagtatactccctccgttcctaaatacaggtctttttagagattccaatgcgtactacatacggagcaaaatgagtgaatcaacactctaaaatatgtctatatacatccgtatgtagtccttattgaaatctctaaaaagacttgcaTTTAGGAACCAAGGGAGTACATCACTATGCAGTAGGCCTTTGAAGTGCAGTTTGCAACAAAACAAAAGACATGTGCGGTTATGTAAGAGTATATGACTAGATGATGGTCCCAATAGTAAAATATATACATCAATCTACATGTTACAAATTTGATCCACTTCTCCTTTCCTACTCTCCTTAGACAACACCAAATCCCATCAAAACGTATATGCTTGAGACAGAAAGTCTGTGCAGAGTAGAATGAATCTCAGTCCACAACCACAAGATTTGACTCACAATGATCAAGCTATTCACTGATCTTGGGAATTGTTGCAAGCTGTAGAATGTTTCACGTAGAGTAACTGAGACATTAAGGAAAAATAGCAGGACGCATGAAATAGAATCAATCAACCAGAATGAATTCATAATTTTAAGCTAAAGGCAAAAGGAAAAGAGGAAATATGAACTGATAAGGTCAAATATACAAGGTATGCATTACCTCTCCAGCAGCATCAGCATTATCTAACGCAAATCCCATTGCTTCCTTTATCTGACTCCTCTCTAATGTCAATGCGCGTAGCATGTCCTCAAATTCATCACGCTGTGAATCAGTCAGTGTACGCTCCACTTCCGCACGCTGGGAGACAAAACACAAATTAATCAggtaactggaccaaagcatttgcACCATCTAATAAaggcaaagtaccaaaaagaagtcTCTGCCAAGGCCAACCAAACCTTACCCTGCTTCTACCAGCTGCAAAAGTAGATTCTTTTTCATGATTAGGACTTCGGCTGGATGGCAAAGCAGGTGGAACCCATCTAAAATAACAGATTTAATACAACAATGTCACCAGATAGTCAATAAGCACAGGACCAACACATAACAGAATATCAGTGTGCACGCAAACCTTGCACTTCCAGTAATCATGATAAATGGTTCAGTTCGCCATCGTTGTAAAGTATCGCCCTGCATTTGAGTATCATAAGCAGTTAAACATTAGTGTTATATCAGCACAGTGATTCCCACATATACTACCAAATTCTAGAGACCAAGCTGAACAGAACATAATCAGGAGGTCGAAGGACATAAATTTTATTAAACAATACACTACTCATTTCGACCAATCAATAGGCCATCACTGAGCAAAAATATATACTGGAAAATGTCATAAAATATGTGTCTGTATGACAACCGATACAAACAATCTTCTATTGATAGATCATAGAGGAGATGGCATTGAAATTGTAGCAAGATAAACAACAGTGGATACCTGAGCAAAGGAGTATAACCGCCAGACATAGTATGTGTGCTCTTGCGATTTAAGATCAAACAAGAAGTTAAATAAAGAATTCCCTCGTCCTCTTTCCATTATAGCTTGTTCGAAAGCACATCCACCATCAAGTACATGCAGAGCCATCGTGTCAATCACATGCCTAAGATGTGAATCATCTGGTGGAGCAACTACTATATCAGGAACATTTGGAGTAAGGACCTGTTAAACCAAGTGAACCCCCGGAGTGGAATTAGAATTGAGGAAAATTAACTACACAAACTAACATCTAAAATTATTACCAAGGAAAAACTTCTTATATTATTTCTAGGCCTATAAGATACTAAAGAATGTAGCTGGCCGAATTACATACAAGAGTGCTAGTGAAAAAGGATTCAAAATCCATAACCGAAATAAGAGAGCCCACCCAGAACATATCACGTAGTGAACATATGTGAAAGGGCTAAAGAATTTATGTGCCAACTTAAGAAAGATGGCAAAAATATTATTCATGTTAAATTGTATGCAGCAGGGCAACTTATGAACTCTCTTGGCCTACACAACTCAAGCACTTAGATATTTTCTGAAAAGAGAGCTCAAACAAGCCGCGTTATGATACCTCAAAAGGTCTATCTCAAAGAAAACGTGGATTTTTTTAATGATTTTACTTTTATGGTTACACAAATAGCATGGATATCAAGAACAGTATGCCACACAAGGACAGATGTATATGTAAGAGATCACCAACCAGCTCTGAGGTTTGCCGTGTAACTGATGCAACAGGTGGACCTCCAGGACCAGATATGATTACAGTACCACCCTGTATATCAAAGAAACATAAGGAGGTCGTACAACTCACAGAGAAACACCAAAGACATGTCATCTACTTAAAACttccaaaaatatatatataagaGTGAGCTGCACATAGAAATTTTTGAAATGAAAGGAGCAACCTCCTTGTTTCTGATTGCCATATGTCCTGGAGGAGGAGCAGGCAGTGCTTGTGATGGAAGAGCAACAGATTTGCCCCACCCAATCTTCAGCTCATAGTCGTATACAATAACACCTGCGTTAAGTAATTTAGTAACTGAAAACAGGAATATAAGTAATTTTAAAAAGTACGAAAAGGTTACTATTTTAAGGTCCTATAACATGATCCCAACTACATGGAAGTGCACAGTAACCTTGCATTTCATCCTTGGCTGCCTGTCCTTCTGCTCTATTCATGAATGCAACAAACCCACAGTTTCTTTGCCTTCTGCGTTCTTCTTCTGTTCGAGGCCACATAATCTTGACGCTAGCGATAGGTCCAAACCGACCAAATGTCCTCAAAAGAAAATTCTCATCCACCTAACAACATATGGCATATAATGCACAGTAAGCTAACTATGATGCCTATACACTTAAAACTGTGTCTAGACAGAACATGTACGGTGGGAAAAATCAACCTGAGGAGAGAGATTGCCAACATATAAGTTTGTGGTTTGTGGATCCCCATCATCAAATGACCCTGGTATTCTCCCACTGGGGTCAAATTCATCTGGTAGTTCATCAAAATGGCTAGAGGACTGCAGGAAAATCTTCAATCATCAGTatatcaaatactccctccgttccaaaatagttgacccaactttgtactaactttgtactaaggttagtacaaagttgggtcaactattttggaacggagggagtacaagggcAAACCGCAGAGATTCTGAGAGAAAACAATTAGGGGAACCAGTCAACAGATTTATCATATTTAGCTGGAAACTTATTTAGAAAATGTTTATCAAAGTTGACTGGCAGGGTTGGTTTTCTACATTCTATTTGACAAGAATACTTCAGCATGCTAAATATAATCAAAACTGCCCTGTGGATTTGTTTGATTTTATGTCTAGTGGAAAGAACCAAAAGATCAACTTTAACATAATATAATACCTACCGTGGAGGTGTCACCGTGTCGACCGTCACGTTCTTGATTACGCCTTTCCCGAAGCTCTTGCTCAAACTTGAGTTCCTCCATGAACTTATCTATTGCCCGTggctttcctttttccttttccttcGGCCGCTCATCTTCCTTCTGCAAGTCAAGATAATGCTCAATCAAAGAACCATACTGACCACTGAGCCAATCATAAGAACTATAAAAGTGCGCTAACCTTTTTGTCTGGCTCTTTCCCAAATGATGGCGGCAAAAAAGATGGAACATACCTGGATAATGATATGACGTACATAAGCTATGTATTGAGCTCATAAGTCAGATTATGCTGCATATCATTTGTACACATATATATCATGGGGTTGCAGATAACAACAATGGCGAAAGGATAGGAGCAATACAACCAAAATAAATACCTACTTCACTCTACAGGGGTACTTTGGATATTCTCATAAGTTAATGACACTTTGGTAGATTTTCTCTATTTAAATCATGTCGATCCAATACACACACATAATTATTTCGCCACAAGTAAAGCTCCGTCCGACATTGCAACGGCTTTTCAGAAGTACCTAAGGCCGTGCTTGGCATTGGTGTAATTTAATAGCATGTATTTAACTTACAGGTGCATCTTACCGGACACTGAGCAATTTGCGGACGGAAACAAACCAACAGGCCGAGACGTGTATTTTTTACAGGGGTATTTAAAAAAAACGATGATCCAAACAGTGCCTAAATGTTTCCACTTCTGGATGACATAATGCACCTTTAAAGCCATGGTAGAAAAATCATATCAGACCATAACTTATGATGCAGCAGCCATGAAATGGCCCTAA
The sequence above is a segment of the Triticum dicoccoides isolate Atlit2015 ecotype Zavitan chromosome 1A, WEW_v2.0, whole genome shotgun sequence genome. Coding sequences within it:
- the LOC119272293 gene encoding protein RRC1-like isoform X1 — translated: MSSKKVPFNRHKENEEARKKREEDEAARVYAEFVESFKGESTSGSKFVRGGVIDPNAKLRADSEGGKSKDGWSVPKKGSRYVPSFLPPSFGKEPDKKKEDERPKEKEKGKPRAIDKFMEELKFEQELRERRNQERDGRHGDTSTSSSHFDELPDEFDPSGRIPGSFDDGDPQTTNLYVGNLSPQVDENFLLRTFGRFGPIASVKIMWPRTEEERRRQRNCGFVAFMNRAEGQAAKDEMQGVIVYDYELKIGWGKSVALPSQALPAPPPGHMAIRNKEGGTVIISGPGGPPVASVTRQTSELVLTPNVPDIVVAPPDDSHLRHVIDTMALHVLDGGCAFEQAIMERGRGNSLFNFLFDLKSQEHTYYVWRLYSFAQGDTLQRWRTEPFIMITGSARWVPPALPSSRSPNHEKESTFAAGRSRRAEVERTLTDSQRDEFEDMLRALTLERSQIKEAMGFALDNADAAGEIVEVLAESLTLKETSIPTKVARLMLVSDILHNSSAPVKNASAFRTKFEAAIPDVMESFNDLYRSITGRITAEALKERVLKVLQVWADWFLFSDAYLNGLKATFLRPGNSGVTPFHSLCGDAPEIEKKTSSEDGTNGFRLDEDGALATGKAAATKELLGLPLAELERRCRHNGLSLCGGKEMMVARLLSLEEAEKERVYQKDVDMKYGQGEPHRTGREDIGLNARSASRPGEGTVDGESDMLGLSRVTGQKYYGKSVSAEPKQVPSKKQRADPILPASKWNREDDGSSDEDRKDGQGLGLSYSSGSDIAGDPGKADATEISTDHTIHHPDTIVDEEHRQKLRQIEIGVMQYRESLEEKGLWNMEELERKVASHRRRLQSEYGLSSSVDGANNRRSSERIPLDRKERYDDARNSSKKRPHSPSKSRSPSKKSSLDRDREHNRSRDRLHGNDVGRDRAREKSSGREKDDHHDRSREREKDRRKGR
- the LOC119272293 gene encoding protein RRC1-like isoform X2, whose protein sequence is MEELKFEQELRERRNQERDGRHGDTSTSSSHFDELPDEFDPSGRIPGSFDDGDPQTTNLYVGNLSPQVDENFLLRTFGRFGPIASVKIMWPRTEEERRRQRNCGFVAFMNRAEGQAAKDEMQGVIVYDYELKIGWGKSVALPSQALPAPPPGHMAIRNKEGGTVIISGPGGPPVASVTRQTSELVLTPNVPDIVVAPPDDSHLRHVIDTMALHVLDGGCAFEQAIMERGRGNSLFNFLFDLKSQEHTYYVWRLYSFAQGDTLQRWRTEPFIMITGSARWVPPALPSSRSPNHEKESTFAAGRSRRAEVERTLTDSQRDEFEDMLRALTLERSQIKEAMGFALDNADAAGEIVEVLAESLTLKETSIPTKVARLMLVSDILHNSSAPVKNASAFRTKFEAAIPDVMESFNDLYRSITGRITAEALKERVLKVLQVWADWFLFSDAYLNGLKATFLRPGNSGVTPFHSLCGDAPEIEKKTSSEDGTNGFRLDEDGALATGKAAATKELLGLPLAELERRCRHNGLSLCGGKEMMVARLLSLEEAEKERVYQKDVDMKYGQGEPHRTGREDIGLNARSASRPGEGTVDGESDMLGLSRVTGQKYYGKSVSAEPKQVPSKKQRADPILPASKWNREDDGSSDEDRKDGQGLGLSYSSGSDIAGDPGKADATEISTDHTIHHPDTIVDEEHRQKLRQIEIGVMQYRESLEEKGLWNMEELERKVASHRRRLQSEYGLSSSVDGANNRRSSERIPLDRKERYDDARNSSKKRPHSPSKSRSPSKKSSLDRDREHNRSRDRLHGNDVGRDRAREKSSGREKDDHHDRSREREKDRRKGR